One window of Choristoneura fumiferana chromosome 13, NRCan_CFum_1, whole genome shotgun sequence genomic DNA carries:
- the kud gene encoding oligosaccharyltransferase subunit 5 kud — protein sequence MTLEIESMVRYASPINPAIFPHLTMLLLGIGIFFTAWFFVYEVTSTKASRDLFKELLLSLVAALFSGFGILFLLLWVGIYV from the exons ATGACT TTGGAAATTGAATCGATGGTGCGCTATGCGTCGCCTATCAACCCGGCGATTTTCCCACACCTCACGATGCTCCTGCTCGGAATTGGGATATTTTTTACGGCTTGGTTCTTCGTCTACGAGGTCACGAGCACAAAGGCGTCCCGGGACCTGTTCAAAGAACTCCTGCTGTCCCTCGTAGCTGCTCTATTCTCTGGATTTGGAATTCTGTTCTTACTCCTGTGGGTGGGAATCTATGTGTGA
- the LOC141434207 gene encoding uncharacterized protein → MSSQRFIMNVEQAGQTSASGAKPATKDKLMSYEEKSVGSTAFFKCEACPYMALAEDDIKFHLFTEHPDLAKSNGLADNIQIACPGCSSVFDAEETLRNHLRNHHKMGIKDVKKMVKSLIQLALKNAKLKKEDNVCIPQPQQKVDVSIPQVIEIVPDVVNATSEPNSLPKGVAFISVDELQKMRTPNFEKVDPKEIIQEASINIVYTNEVPTQYINVTSAVTPVTSCNVLQMSSVTPDLISSIQPRVPMNTTTLTSSQSKEQANPAPVHPGRPVGSKTTMYHARNKQSKVKKQKEPVEIIEACAVNNCWVRLRDAEKMKYHRKCHQNGKLQCPDCPNIFKDVDSLHTHLWKLHKIDLELPTCEICGYKNAKKHKLYNVHMKCHGDAKNYACTQCPKSFKNANQLSKHKCVHKQEMSCSICHMKFTNNRRLRIHIAAVHEGLRPFKCSHCDYTAARKEEMKLHSRSHTGVKPYSCDQCSYRSSDHNAMRRHKKMHTKDSLYKCKYCPYSSIQSTMFASHMISKHPNVNSNDVYRCPYCVFKSVSKEKYIRHLTKHTDKEGVQLLIEMTKNKTNKLSWTIPSETEKKTDETAEEPKQDEEATPKTVNTIPIEVFDCDSLSESLTQNFPKNYCMTTNDKQQTDFETQVATYLSKDDNNSDCLISESSNDTLRHQFPTQHTLQNLTYDNTQTNLHGYLNSSVEMDQSLCPNSTVSSLVSSHSVMGGSMINNIMPNFPIRLPPVPRMSMSNNITLNPVHTISIPMTKVTGPIIKPTQILPVPSSSNSPVNIFNEPDGMPRKKPKISVKSNLILKGPDQENMFHSQQKMAFKRLEDNERFGLGAVTFNNLITTQFMQLQPEPELSESPTNIIPYPQETLLHDAATPPADTADNSQLFNFNNQMNVNSITLLPTPQKIQTNDPSYIKIEATIKQNTQSPSLERMCNANILNNQSLSREYKASPPLEDIHKNLNEIKNEVKSDSFYNMALNNTTTNPSIIDQYLIDNIIGEQYSGHMDLSAAALSEVSDDPQNDVIEIDDNSDDNKLLSRYDINFPLESLYLMHNDFHFLENDVPINNLPVEVNEANRIVTEVPIINQKEAPMAQDSSSNDYPNFIQGKKDPMMNTSVRQSVNKINVKNIELMKN, encoded by the exons ATGTCGTCACAACGTTTCATCATGAACGTGGAGCAGGCCGGTCAGACCAGCGCTAGTGGAGCAAAGCCAGCAACTAAGGACAAACTTATGTCGTACGAAGAGAAATCCGTGGGCTCCACTGCCTTCTTCAAGTGTGAGGCGTGTCCTTACATGGCATTGGCAGAAGATGACATCAAATTCCATCTGTTCACTGAGCATCCTGACCTTGCTAAGAGTAATGGACTCGCTGACAACATCCAGATAGCCTGCCCTGGCTGCTCGAGCGTCTTTGACGCCGAGGAAACGCTAAGAAACCATCTACGCAACCACCACAAAATGGGTATCAAAGATGTGAAGAAAATGGTAAAAAGTCTTATCCAATTAGCCCTAAAAAATGCAAAACTTAAAAAGGAAGATAATGTTTGCATTCCACAACCCCAGCAGAAGGTAGATGTTTCTATCCCACAAGTGATTGAAATTGTCCCTGATGTTGTTAATGCCACTAGTGAACCCAATTCTTTACCTAAAGGTGTTGCTTTCATATCAGTTGATGAGTTACAAAAGATGAGAACTccaaatttcgaaaaagtcgACCCTAAAGAGATTATACAGGAAGCTAGTATCAACATTGTATACACAAATGAGGTCCCCACACAGTACATCAATGTAACTAGTGCAGTCACCCCAGTCACAAGTTGCAATGTGCTTCAAATGTCTAGCGTGACTCCAGATCTTATTTCTTCAATTCAGCCCAGAGTACCAATGAATACAACTACCTTAACCTCGTCTCAAAGTAAGGAACAGGCTAATCCGGCACCTGTGCATCCCGGCAGGCCTGTTGGATCAAAAACAACTATGTACCATGCTCGGAATAAACaatctaaagttaaaaaacaaaaagaaccTGTGGAAATCATAGAAGCCTGTGCTGTAAATAACTGCTGGGTTAGGTTACGAGATGCAGAGAAAATGAAATATCATAGGAAATGCCACCAGAATGGTAAATTACAATGCCCAGATTGCCCTAACATATTTAAGGATGTGGACTCCCTGCACACTCATCTTTGGAAGTTGCATAAGATAGATCTGGAGCTGCCAACATGTGAGATCTGTGGATACAAGAATGCCAAGAAACATAAACTTTATAATGTACACATGAAATGTCATGGAGATGCGAAAAATTATGCAT GTACCCAATGCCCAAAATCCTTCAAGAACGCGAACCAGCTGTCTAAACACAAGTGTGTCCACAAGCAGGAGATGAGTTGCTCCATCTGCCACATGAAGTTTACCAATAATCGTCGACTCAGGATACACATTGCAGCCGTGCACGAGGGGCTCCGCCCTTTCAAGTGCTCCCACTGTGACTACACTGCTGCTAGAAAAGAGGAGATGAAGTTGCATTCAAGATCACATACTG GTGTTAAGCCGTATTCGTGCGACCAGTGCAGCTACCGCTCCTCCGACCACAACGCCATGCGCCGCCACAAAAAAATGCACACCAAGGACTCCCTCTACAAGTGCAAGTACTGTCCCTACAGCTCCATCCAGTCCACCATGTTCGCCTCCCACATGATCTCCAAGCATCCCAACGTCAACTCCAACGACGTATACCGGTGCCCCTATTGCGTCTTCAAATCCGTCAGCAAAGAGAAGTACATACGACACTTGACAAAACACACGGACAAGGAAGGAGTGCAGCTATTGATAGAGATGACGAAAAACAAAACCAACAAACTTAGCTGGACGATACCAAGCGAGACGGAGAAAAAAACCGATGAAACCGCCGAAGAGCCCAAACAGGATGAGGAAGCTACCCCTAAGACGGTCAACACTATACCGATAGAAGTGTTCGACTGCGACAGCTTATCGGAAAGTTTGACGCAAAACTTTCCTAAGAATTACTGCATGACAACAAATGATAAGCAGCAGACGGATTTCGAGACGCAAGTAGCAACTTACCTTAGCAAGGATGATAATAACTCTGATTGCCTCATCTCTGAGAGTTCCAACGACACATTGAGACACCAGTTCCCGACGCAGCACACCCTACAAAACTTGACGTACGACAACACGCAGACGAATCTTCACGGGTATCTGAATTCTTCCGTAGAGATGGATCAGAGCTTGTGTCCTAACAGTACCGTGAGCTCGCTCGTGTCTAGCCACTCCGTCATGGGAGGAAGCATGATAAACAACATCATGCCGAACTTCCCCATCCGACTGCCTCCAGTGCCGCGAATGTCCATGTCCAACAACATTACCCTAAATCCCGTCCACACAATATCTATCCCTATGACTAAAGTCACTGGTCCTATCATAAAACCTACGCAAATATTACCAGTGCCATCGTCTAGTAACTCTCCTGTTAACATCTTCAATGAGCCCGACGGCATGCCGAGGAAGAAGCCGAAAATATCAGTAAAAAGCAACTTGATTTTGAAGGGTCCAGATCAGGAGAACATGTTCCACTCGCAACAAAAGATGGCGTTCAAACGGTTAGAGGACAACGAGAGATTTGGTCTCGGCGCGGTCACTTTCAACAACTTGATCACGACGCAGTTCATGCAGCTCCAGCCGGAGCCGGAACTGAGCGAGTCCCCGACCAACATCATCCCGTACCCGCAGGAGACGCTGCTGCACGACGCCGCCACCCCTCCCGCTGACACCGCCGACAACTCGCAACTATTCAACTTCAACAATCAAATGAACGTGAACTCGATCACGCTGCTGCCTACGCCGCAAAAAATCCAAACCAACGATCCCAGCTACATCAAAATAGAAGCCACGATAAAGCAGAACACTCAGTCGCCGAGTCTCGAGCGCATGTGCAACGCGAACATTTTGAATAACCAGTCACTGAGCAGGGAATACAAGGCCTCACCCCCATTAGAAGATATTCATAAAAACCTCAACGAAATCAAGAATGAGGTCAAATCGGACTCGTTTTATAACATGGCCTTGAACAATACAACGACGAACCCGTCTATCATTGATCAGTACTTGATCGATAATATCATCGGCGAACAGTACTCGGGCCACATGGACCTGTCGGCAGCGGCGCTTTCGGAGGTGTCGGACGATCCTCAGAACGACGTGATCGAAATCGACGACAATTCAGACGACAACAAACTACTGTCACGGTACGATATAAATTTCCCCCTTGAATCACTGTATTTGATGCACAATGATTTCCATTTTCTGGAAAATGATGTACCTATTAACAATTTGCCGGTTGAAGTTAACGAAGCAAACCGAATTGTTACTGAAGTTCCCATTATAAATCAAAAGGAAGCTCCCATGGCTCAGGACAGCTCTAGTAACGACTACCCTAATTTCATTCAGGGTAAAAAAGACCCGATGATGAATACGTCGGTTAGACAatctgtaaataaaattaatgtaaagAACATAGAATTAATGAAAAATTAG
- the Sf3a1 gene encoding splicing factor 3a subunit 1 codes for MPSIDMMGPPGQPLEMEPEEPQAPPPPVIGIIYPPPEVRNIVDKTASFVARNGPEFEARIRQNELGNPKFNFLNSGDPYHAYYQHKVKEIREGKGIHGASPVGGRAAGAARRAGPAQAARQQELLKAAAPAEPPPPRDPPPDFEFLADAPSISALELDIVKLTAQFVARNGRQFLTDLMKKEERNHQFDFLRPQHSLFQYFTRLLEQYTKVLLPPKELPLRLGAELRAGALDAARGRAAWHAHQARRRAADEARVEQERLAYAAVDWHDFVVVETVDYPAGEPGDFPPPTTPLEVGARVLAQERGQAPLDDDTEMQLESDSESDSDPDLAAMEDRTQQRPDDTRVTDMEQDSSSSEDERPPPGPPRRAREDAPLPPRPDRVVVKKYDPKQPRAAAAPASDEWLVSPITGERIPASKVHEHVRIGLLDPRWLEQRDRAAAERSDRDEALAPGTAIEASLKQLAERRTDIFGVGDEETAIGKKIGEEERRRDDRVTWDGHTSSVEAATRAARAHITLEDQIQQIHKVKGLLPDEEKEKIGPKPVLAPRAAAGPRVATAPPPAPAPPVLLPPLPPLMVLPALAPRAPLIATPAPYYAPPEEEEGPASKRARTEDSLEPEAAWLARHGGAAPLSVALPALPERAEWRLDGRALPVSLPLSATVHDLKTILQRSTNMPIAKQKLHYEGLFFKDSNTLAYYNVPPGAVLQLQVKERGGRKK; via the exons ATGCCTTCAATAGACATGATGGGCCCTCCTGGGCAGCCTCTGGAAATGGAGCCCGAGGAGCCGCAGGCGCCTCCGCCGCCGGTCATCGGGATCATTTATCCTCCACCTGAAGTCAGGA ATATTGTGGATAAAACCGCCAGCTTCGTGGCAAGGAACGGGCCAGAGTTTGAGGCTCGCATCCGGCAGAATGAGCTTGGCAACCCCAAGTTCAACTTCCTCAACTCTGGGGACCCGTACCATGCTTACTATCAGCACAAAGTCAAGGAGATTAGGGAAGGAAAAGGTAT ACACGGGGCCTCCCCCGTCGGCGGGCGGGCCGCCGGGGCTGCGCGGCGCGCTGGCCCCGCGCAGGCGGCGCGCCAGCAGGAGCTGCTGAAGGCGGCCGCGCCGGccgagccgccgccgccgcgcgacCCGCCGCCCGACTTCGAGTTCCTCGCCGACGCGCCGTCCATCTCCGCGCTGGAGCTCGACATCGTGAAGCTGACCGCGCAGTTCGTCGCCCGCAACGGGCGTCAGTTCCTCACGGACCTCATGAAGAAGGAGGAGCGCAACCACCAGTTCGACTTCCTGCGCCCGCAGCACTCGCTGTTCCAGTACTTCACAAGGCTGCTCGAGCAGTACACCAAGGTGCTGCTGCCGCCCAAGGAGCTGCCGCTGCGGCTGGGCGCGGAGCTGCGCGCCGGCGCGCTGGACGCCGCCAGGGGGCGCGCCGCCTGGCACGCGCACCAggcgcgccgccgcgctgccGACGAGGCGCGCGTCGAGCAGGAGCGCCTCGCCTACGCCGCCGTCGACTGGCACGACTTCGTGGTCGTCGAGACGGTCGACTACCCGGCCGGCGAGCCCGGCGACTTCCCGCCGCCCACCACGCCGCTCGAGGTGGGCGCGCGCGTGCTGGCGCAGGAGCGCGGCCAGGCGCCGCTCGACGACGACACCGAGATGCAGCTCGAGTCCGACTCGGAGTCCGACAGCGACCCCGACCTCGCCGCCATGGAGGACCGCACGCAGCAGCGCCCCGACGACACGCGCGTCACCGACATGGAGCAGGACAGCTCCTCCAGCGAGGACGAGCGCCCGCCGCCcgggccgccgcgccgcgcgcgagAGGacgcgccgctgccgccgcgccCCGACCGCGTCGTCGTCAAGAAGTACGACCCGAAgcagccgcgcgccgccgccgcgcccgccagcgACGAGTGGCTCGTGTCGCCCATCACGGGCGAGCGCATCCCCGCCAGCAAGGTGCACGAGCACGTGCGCATCGGCCTGCTGGACCCGCGCTGGCTCGAGCAGCGCGACCGCGCCGCCGCCGAGCGCTCCGACCGCGACGAGGCGCTCGCGCCCGGCACCGCCATCGAGGCCAGTCTCAAGCAGCTCGCCGAGCGCCGTACGGACATCTTCGGCGTCGGCGACGAGGAGACCGCCATCGGCAAGAAGATCGGCGAGGAGGAGCGCCGCCGCGACGACCGCGTCACCTGGGACGGGCACACCTCCAGCGTGGAGGCGGCCACGAGGGCCGCGCGCGCGCACATCACGCTCGAGGACCAGATCCAGCAGATACACAAGGTCAAGGGGCTGCTGCCCGACGAGGAGAAGGAGAAGATCGGGCCCAAACCGGTGttggcgccgcgcgccgcggccGGGCCGCGCGTGGcgaccgcgccgccgcccgcgcccgcgccgcccgtgctgctgccgccgctgccgccgctgATGGTGCTGCCGGCGctggcgccgcgcgcgccgctcaTCGCGACGCCGGCGCCGTACTACGCGCCGCCGGAGGAGGAGGAGGGCCCGGCCAGCAAGCGCGCGCGCACCGAGGACTCGCTGGAGCCGGAGGCGGCGTGGCTGGCGCGGcacggcggcgcggcgccgctGAGCGTGGCGCTGCCGGCGCTGCCCGAGCGCGCCGAGTGGCGGCTGGACGGCCGCGCGCTGCCCGTCTCGCTCCCGCTCTCCGCGACCGTGCACGACCTCAAGACCATCCTGCAGCGCTCCACCAACATGCCCATCGCCAAGCAGAAGCTGCACTACGAG GGCCTGTTCTTCAAAGACAGCAACACGCTCGCATACTACAATGTGCCGCCGGGAGCCGTCTTACAGCTGCAAGTCAAGGAGCGAGGCGGCCGCAAAAAGTAA